One Verrucomicrobiota bacterium DNA segment encodes these proteins:
- the fusA gene encoding elongation factor G: MKDLSKYRNIGIFAHVDAGKTTTTERILKLTGKIHKIGEVHDGAATTDFMDQEQERGITIQSAATTCFWKDHRFNIIDTPGHVDFTIEVYRSLKVLDGGVGVFCGSGGVEPQSETNWRYANESEVSRIIYVNKLDRIGADFYRVVKQVEEVLAAKPLVMVLPIGTESEFVGMVDLLTRKAWVWDDSGDPQKYEIKDVPEDMKEEVEKWRHQLVEMAVEQDDEVMEKYLEGEEPDLDTIKSCIRKGTISMAFFPTYCGSSFKNKGVQLVLDAVVDYLPSPTEVDPQPEVDLEGNETGEVATVDPGKPLRALAFKIMDDKYGALTFTRVYSGKIEKGMNVLNTATGKTERIGRLVEMHADSREEIDSAQAGDIIAIVGLKNVQTGHTLCDPDKPATLEPMVFPDPVISIAVAPKDKVNAEKLGIALGKMVREDPSFRVETDEDSGETILKGMGELHLDIKVDILKRTHSVEVEIGKPQVAYRETITTRCEDSYTHKKQSGGAGQFGKIDYVIEPNEVGAGFEFESKVVGGNVPREYWPAVEKGFRLSMEKGVLAGYPCVDVKITLVDGGYHAVDSSAVAFEIAAKSAYRQSIPKSGPQIMEPIMHVDVFTPEDHVGDVIGDLNRRRGMIKTQDVLPTGVRVKADCPLSDMFGYIGDLRSMTSGRGQFSMEFSHYSACPRNVSEEVITAANADKK, encoded by the coding sequence ATGAAAGACCTTTCGAAATATAGAAATATCGGAATCTTCGCACACGTAGATGCGGGTAAGACTACGACAACTGAGCGAATTTTGAAATTAACAGGAAAGATTCACAAAATTGGTGAGGTGCACGATGGTGCTGCGACAACAGATTTCATGGATCAGGAACAAGAGCGAGGCATCACCATTCAGTCTGCTGCAACAACATGCTTTTGGAAGGATCATCGCTTCAACATAATCGATACTCCGGGCCACGTAGACTTTACGATCGAGGTGTACCGATCTTTAAAGGTTTTGGACGGCGGGGTTGGCGTATTTTGTGGTTCTGGCGGTGTAGAACCTCAGTCAGAAACGAACTGGCGTTACGCGAATGAGTCTGAAGTTTCTCGTATTATTTATGTCAACAAGCTAGACCGCATCGGTGCAGATTTTTATCGAGTCGTGAAGCAAGTCGAGGAGGTGCTCGCTGCTAAACCATTAGTCATGGTTCTGCCTATAGGGACTGAAAGTGAATTTGTTGGAATGGTGGATTTGCTAACTCGTAAGGCTTGGGTGTGGGATGATTCCGGAGATCCTCAGAAATACGAAATCAAAGATGTTCCTGAAGACATGAAGGAGGAAGTTGAGAAATGGCGCCATCAATTAGTTGAGATGGCGGTGGAGCAGGATGATGAGGTTATGGAGAAATATCTAGAAGGAGAAGAGCCAGATTTAGATACGATCAAGAGTTGTATCCGTAAAGGAACAATTTCTATGGCCTTCTTTCCAACCTATTGCGGGTCCTCGTTTAAAAACAAGGGGGTTCAGCTTGTTCTTGATGCCGTGGTTGATTATTTGCCAAGTCCCACAGAGGTAGATCCTCAGCCAGAAGTTGATTTAGAAGGTAATGAGACAGGAGAAGTTGCGACAGTAGATCCTGGTAAGCCTTTGCGCGCTTTGGCATTTAAAATTATGGATGACAAATATGGTGCTTTGACCTTTACACGTGTTTACTCGGGTAAAATTGAAAAGGGGATGAACGTTCTCAATACTGCAACTGGGAAGACTGAGCGTATTGGTCGCTTAGTAGAGATGCATGCAGATTCTCGTGAGGAAATAGACTCGGCTCAGGCTGGTGATATTATTGCTATTGTTGGACTTAAGAACGTTCAGACTGGACATACGCTCTGTGATCCTGACAAGCCAGCAACTCTTGAGCCTATGGTTTTCCCAGATCCGGTTATCTCTATTGCAGTTGCGCCTAAGGATAAGGTGAATGCTGAAAAGCTTGGTATCGCGCTTGGTAAGATGGTTCGCGAAGATCCTTCATTTCGAGTTGAGACAGATGAGGACAGTGGAGAAACGATACTTAAAGGAATGGGAGAGCTCCATCTAGACATAAAAGTAGATATTCTAAAGCGGACTCACAGTGTGGAAGTAGAAATTGGTAAGCCTCAAGTTGCTTACCGTGAGACAATTACTACACGCTGTGAAGATTCTTACACGCATAAGAAACAATCTGGAGGTGCAGGTCAGTTTGGGAAGATTGATTACGTTATTGAGCCCAACGAGGTTGGTGCGGGCTTTGAGTTTGAGTCCAAAGTTGTTGGAGGTAATGTTCCTCGTGAATACTGGCCAGCTGTTGAAAAAGGATTTCGCCTGAGTATGGAGAAAGGTGTTTTAGCTGGGTACCCATGTGTAGATGTTAAGATTACTTTAGTAGATGGTGGTTACCACGCAGTTGACTCCTCTGCCGTTGCCTTTGAAATTGCAGCAAAGTCTGCATATCGACAGTCTATTCCAAAATCAGGTCCTCAGATTATGGAGCCTATTATGCACGTAGATGTCTTCACTCCTGAAGATCATGTTGGTGATGTGATTGGCGATCTAAACCGTCGCCGTGGTATGATCAAGACACAGGATGTTTTGCCTACAGGTGTTCGTGTTAAAGCGGATTGCCCACTTAGTGATATGTTTGGTTATATCGGAGATCTCCGTTCTATGACATCTGGTCGTGGTCAGTTCTCGATGGAGTTCTCACATTACTCGGCGTGCCCTAGAAATGTGTCTGAGGAAGTGATCACGGCTGCGAATGCAGATAAAAAGTAG
- a CDS encoding acyl-CoA reductase: MKTSERIELIDQSLSSVSSSIFVSAEDLTELLQIELGHREALDAFIPYSKHKRKAIAPRKIYYICASNLDISAQTSLIIGLLLGSELTFKIPTQGLSAFSKLVEELPISLKQYVTLISEHQIESMAISDVVVVFGTDQTIASVKEQTHWKQRFLGYGHKLSFGFIPKGNSTEEWAKLAVQEINAYNQLGCLSPQAYFCHSLEEAEQLTDNIRLTWKQEPPRPLPDDFALEAKIYNARQECLVDGIRIFTPQDKGLDWTIGLHPCGSTVFRPMPGYRFIQIYPTHDLASMLNPWKNNLSALSVASEEITPFTEEMSLPFSRFCQTGRLQTPPLQWLHDGRPRLADLVTWQFID; the protein is encoded by the coding sequence TTGAAAACCTCCGAGCGCATTGAACTTATCGATCAGTCTCTCTCCTCTGTTTCTTCTTCAATTTTCGTAAGTGCAGAAGATCTCACAGAATTACTACAAATTGAGCTGGGTCACAGGGAAGCACTTGATGCTTTTATTCCCTACTCAAAACACAAAAGAAAGGCCATAGCTCCTCGTAAGATCTACTATATTTGCGCGTCAAATCTTGATATATCCGCCCAGACCTCGCTTATCATTGGCTTATTACTGGGCAGTGAATTGACTTTTAAAATACCTACCCAAGGTCTCTCAGCCTTCTCAAAATTGGTAGAAGAATTACCTATTTCATTGAAGCAATATGTCACACTCATTTCAGAGCACCAAATAGAAAGCATGGCTATCTCGGATGTGGTAGTGGTTTTCGGCACAGATCAAACTATTGCCTCGGTCAAAGAACAAACCCATTGGAAACAACGTTTTTTGGGCTATGGACACAAACTTAGTTTTGGATTCATACCCAAAGGAAATTCAACAGAAGAATGGGCAAAGCTCGCTGTTCAAGAAATTAATGCTTATAACCAACTTGGTTGTTTATCTCCCCAAGCCTACTTCTGCCACTCATTAGAGGAAGCTGAACAACTAACAGATAATATCCGCTTGACATGGAAACAAGAACCTCCTCGTCCTCTACCAGATGATTTTGCATTAGAAGCTAAAATTTACAATGCTCGCCAAGAGTGTTTAGTGGATGGCATTCGGATTTTTACTCCTCAAGACAAAGGCTTAGACTGGACCATTGGGCTTCATCCCTGTGGAAGCACAGTATTTCGCCCCATGCCTGGATATCGCTTTATCCAAATCTATCCTACCCATGATTTAGCTAGTATGCTTAACCCTTGGAAGAATAACCTCTCTGCACTCTCAGTTGCCTCAGAAGAAATTACCCCTTTTACTGAGGAGATGTCTTTACCCTTCAGCCGCTTTTGCCAAACTGGCCGGTTACAAACCCCCCCCCTCCAGTGGTTGCATGATGGACGCCCACGCTTAGCAGATTTAGTAACCTGGCAGTTTATTGATTAG